A section of the Halichoerus grypus chromosome 11, mHalGry1.hap1.1, whole genome shotgun sequence genome encodes:
- the OR6Q1 gene encoding olfactory receptor 6Q1 gives MLPYAPNWTHVTEFVMVGFAGVHEARLLFFTLFLTIYLFTLVENLAIILVVALNHRLRRPMYFFLTHLSCLEIWYTSVTVPKMLAGFIGVGAGKNISYAGCLSQLFIFTFLGATECFLLAAMAYDRYVAICLPLRYGALVSWGTCIRLAAACWLVGLLTPVLPIYLMSQLTFCGPNVIDHFFCDASPLLALSCSDVTLKETTDFLVSLAVLLASSMVISVSYGNIVWTLLHIRSAAERRKAFSTCAAHLTVVSLFYGTLFFMYVRTKVASSFNFNKVVSVFYSIVTPMLNPLIYSLRNKEVKGALGRAFSLRSWKGQ, from the coding sequence ATGCTGCCATATGCCCCAAACTGGACCCACGTAACAGAGTTTGTCATGGTGGGCTTTGCTGGGGTGCATGAAGCACGCCTCCTCTTCTTCACACTCTTTCTCACCATCTACCTGTTCACCTTGGTGGAGAACTTGGCCATCATCTTGGTGGTGGCTTTGAACCATCGGCTACGTAGACCCATGTATTTCTTCCTGACACACTTGTCCTGCCTTGAAATTTGGTACACGTCAGTGACAGTGCCTAAGATGCTGGCTGGTTTTATTGGGGTAGGTGCCGGCAAGAATATCTCCTACGCTGGCTGCCTGTCTCAGCTCTTCATCTTTACCTTCCTGGGAGCAACCGAGTGTTTCCTACTGGCTGCCATGGCCTATGACCGCTATGTGGCCATTTGTTTGCCTCTCCGATATGGGGCCTTGGTGTCGTGGGGCACCTGCATCCGTCTGGCAGCTGCTTGTTGGCTGGTGGGCCTCCTCACACCTGTTTTGCCTATCTACCTCATGTCCCAGCTGACATTCTGTGGCCCCAATGTCATTGACCACTTCTTTTGTGATGCCTCACCCCTGCTAGCCTTGTcctgctcagatgtcaccttgAAGGAGACCACAGACTTCCTAGTCTCCCTGGCGGTGCTCCTGGCCTCCTCTATGGTCATTTCTGTGTCCTATGGCAACATCGTCTGGACATTGTTGCATATCCGTTCGGCTGCTGAGCGCAGAAAGGCCTTCTCCACTTGTGCAGCTCACCTGACCGTGGTGAGCCTCTTCTATGGCACTCTTTTCTTTATGTATGTCCGGACAAAAGTGGCCTCCTCCTTCAACTTCAACAAGGTGGTGTCTGTCTTCTACTCCATTGTCACGCCAATGCTCAACCCCCTCATCTACAGTCTTCGGAACAAGGAGGTGAAGGGAGCTCTGGGCCGAGCCTTTTCCCTCAGGTCTTGGAAAGGTCAGTGA